Genomic segment of Mercurialis annua linkage group LG6, ddMerAnnu1.2, whole genome shotgun sequence:
tCCGAGTAGTATGCTATTAGTTGTTGCTTGGTATACCGTTATAACCATTGCTTAATTGTTTAGCGGTTGTTTTATTCAACCATTTTTtgacatataaaaaataataaaagaaaaatttagcaaaactttatgtttgtttttaattaaaaatatatgcggggtgtttataattttttaaccaatttgttaattagttaCCCAGTTATCAACCAAACCATTACCATGTATATACTAACTAACAACTTCACCAGTATGTAataggttaaaaaaaatcaagtataGTCTAATTCTGGTAAAAAAAAGTGATATATATTGTTTGAATCACAATGCAATACAAATTATAAACTAGATtgtataacaataaaaaaaaattacaataacaaaacacaaaatattAGAATAACCAAATAGGAACCAACCGTGTATCAAATATTATCCAAAATAGAAACCAAATATGTACCAAAAACTGGAGTGTACCAACTAGTACCAAAATGTGTTCCACAAACTATCCAAGTGTGTTTGAAACacaaacaaaaatttcaaaaacatctaAAGTAACAACTATATTACAATCTATTCAAAGTTTTTCTTCAATCTACCAGTCTTcaattttggttttggttcaagCTCCTCGTCGCTGTCAATGTTTATATCAATCTTCATCTGTCCATaattattacaagttaaccaacggtttacccaatattaaccattggttaaccaacacctAAACATTACATACATAACCGTtttattctcataagcatttcttcaaacaccaagAGTGCAGGCTGTGCGGACTAAAAAATCAAACCAGCAGTTGCAAATCAATTTCCACCATAGTCACTGCAAATCAATTTCCATgttaattaacaaaatcaaagagcgagaaaaaaatgaaagggaTCGAGAGAGATTGAATCACCAGAAATCAACAGACATTATCATAAGCATTTTTATTCTCATAAACACACATTAACGTTCTATTCTCATAAACATTtctattctcataagcattttttCATCTTGTTATTGGTTAACCAACTGAAAACCTGATCATAacaattacaaatcaaaaacttccTTCATCACCaaacaaatttgaatttgtgaCTCACTAACAGCTGCAGCGGTAAACAAAGATCCTCCTTTGGTGTACCAGATTCAAAAACATCTTTAGGTGTCTCCACAGCATCATGGTCTCCGTCATCAGATTTCTTGGATAGCATACTTTGGGTAGCTTCTGAGGATGAAACATCTCCAGCAACATCCtcctaaaaaaatataacatgaattaaaaacaaataacaaaataatattgTACCTATGGTTAACCAGATAGTAACCAATTGTACCTATGGTTAACCAGATAGTTAACCAAATAGTTACTAAAGGTTAACCAGACAGTAACTAACATTAACAAAactttaactaaaatttaattaacacaTATCAAAAATAACTAGTAGAGTAGTTGTGATTCAGAGGTTTACCGTCATATGATCGTGATGatcattcacacacacaacacTCTTCAAATCAGACAATACACTTAAAACTTCAAAAAACTGCTTCTCAACGTAGGTCTTGAATAACAAAAACTCGCTATACATCTTGGTTTGATCAGATGGGTAACCTTAATAGGAAAATGGTCCGAAGGTTGTATGAAATGATCCCAATCCTacataaaaatcatttaaatagcAAAATAGTAAATACACACAGTCAAATATATTAACTAAAAGAAACAATAAACAACAGCAAAAATTCTTTGCAATTATTACtgaaaacaacaccaaacaccTACTAAaccgaaacaaacacaaacaacaaACTCTATTATAAACTATATAACCGAAcctatcaaaaaatttaaatacctTTTTAGGCAAACCCGCATATGAAACAGGCATATCCATCTTCTTCGGAGGGATATCAAAATCCTCGAAGTCACTGTCGTCATCTTCACGCACAGCCTTTCGACGATTCTTCATTGTCGCCGGAATTGTATTaaactcaatttttcttttgctaGAACTCGGACTAGATGttgatttcttcattttttgagGGGGTGAATTTTTGGAAGCTGACCTAGTTGACACCATTCCTAattcaaaatatgaaaaacaactgAAAATGGGAAGTTTGAAATAAATGGAAACGGATGACTGAATGGAGAAACGGATTGCGCGAATCTCGCAAGAATCTGCACATGCAATATCTCTGATTTTTGGAACCGTAATCTTCaacttttgaaagtataaaaattataatgaaatagGTTAGAATTCTAATTTGGGGAGAAGAAATAACAAATCTCAATTTCATACTTAGGGCCGTAAATCTCTAATTATTATGAGCTAAGCCCGTAAATCATCTAAAAAAGTCTTTTAATTTGAACAATACGGCCCGGCCATTCCTCTCTCATTAATATTGTCCAAGTTAAGCGTGTTtgataattaaactttttttctctTACTATTGCCATTAATTAACTTCAATAATACAATTTTCTTCGAATCATCTGTTCGTTCCTAAAAAAAATTTCTCCGACCCGTTTCTTCACTTTTCCGGCTCGGCTCGCCGGTGGTTGCCCAAAAAAGGAGCCCGTTTCATGATCACTAAAAGCCGATTTTTAGTTTATGTGTTTCACGGTACCGTCTTTTGAAGTTGATCTCCTCAGTTCATGTGATTTCCCCAATCTTTCAATCATCAGcttaattatatttatctttAATGGGTTATATTGGGACTGCGTTGTGTCTTACTTATGTCGAGTTACAAATATGTATGGGCAGTTTGGTTTAATTGATACTATGGCAGAGCTGTT
This window contains:
- the LOC126653663 gene encoding uncharacterized protein LOC126653663 isoform X1, producing the protein MVSTRSASKNSPPQKMKKSTSSPSSSKRKIEFNTIPATMKNRRKAVREDDDSDFEDFDIPPKKMDMPVSYAGLPKKEDVAGDVSSSEATQSMLSKKSDDGDHDAVETPKDVFESGTPKEDLCLPLQLLVSHKFKFVW
- the LOC126653663 gene encoding uncharacterized protein LOC126653663 isoform X2; protein product: MVSTRSASKNSPPQKMKKSTSSPSSSKRKIEFNTIPATMKNRRKAVREDDDSDFEDFDIPPKKMDMPVSYAGLPKKEDVAGDVSSSEATQSMLSKKSDDGDHDAVETPKDVFESGTPKEDLCLPLQLL